A stretch of Fluviicola sp. DNA encodes these proteins:
- the nhaA gene encoding Na+/H+ antiporter NhaA, producing the protein MTKRKPDSSSIFKKFFESEKSSGLTLIAFTILSLILANSSVQHSYIEFWETPIAGLKIEHWVNDGFMAVFFLLVGLELKHEFTAGELSSVKKATLPIFSAVGGMLVPAGIFVILNWGKSTVSGFGIPMATDIAFALGALSLLGNKVPLSIKVFLTALAVIDDLGAIVVIGVFYTKTIFWLNFGIAIGIFIGLVILNKLKVRSLWIYLPLGIAMWYFMLHSGIHATISGVLLAFTIPSFSNSHSKSPANRLQQALHYPVPFIILPLFALVNTAVPISPDWNTALFEPVSLGIISGLVIGKPIGIFLFTWLSIRFKFAEKPKGTTWNQLFGVGILGGIGFTMSIFVTILAFTDPEIVTNSKFAILVSSLIAGMIGYTWLRISFRDRKKNNRPLVRQN; encoded by the coding sequence ATGACTAAACGAAAGCCAGACAGCAGTAGTATCTTCAAAAAGTTTTTTGAAAGTGAAAAATCAAGTGGTTTAACGCTGATTGCATTTACCATTTTGTCACTCATTTTAGCCAATTCTTCCGTTCAGCATTCCTACATCGAATTTTGGGAAACTCCGATTGCCGGCTTGAAAATCGAACATTGGGTCAACGACGGCTTCATGGCTGTCTTCTTCCTCCTGGTCGGACTGGAGCTCAAGCATGAATTCACGGCCGGGGAACTTTCTTCCGTGAAAAAAGCTACACTGCCCATTTTCAGCGCAGTTGGAGGAATGCTGGTGCCTGCAGGGATTTTTGTAATCCTGAATTGGGGCAAATCCACTGTTTCCGGTTTCGGTATTCCGATGGCCACAGATATTGCCTTTGCCCTGGGAGCTCTTTCCCTGTTGGGAAATAAAGTCCCGCTTTCCATCAAAGTTTTCCTCACAGCACTGGCTGTAATCGATGACCTCGGGGCAATCGTGGTGATTGGAGTTTTTTACACCAAAACCATCTTCTGGCTGAACTTCGGAATAGCGATCGGAATCTTCATCGGGTTAGTAATCCTCAACAAACTAAAAGTACGCTCGCTTTGGATCTACCTTCCTTTGGGAATCGCCATGTGGTATTTTATGCTTCATTCAGGGATTCACGCAACTATTTCAGGAGTTTTACTCGCATTTACCATTCCTTCTTTCAGCAACTCCCATTCAAAATCACCGGCAAACCGCTTGCAACAAGCTTTACACTACCCTGTTCCGTTTATTATTCTTCCGCTGTTTGCGTTGGTAAACACAGCTGTTCCCATTAGCCCGGATTGGAATACTGCGTTGTTTGAGCCTGTCAGCCTTGGAATCATTTCAGGACTGGTAATCGGCAAACCAATCGGGATTTTTCTATTCACCTGGTTGTCCATTCGTTTCAAATTTGCCGAAAAACCAAAAGGAACTACCTGGAACCAGTTGTTTGGCGTTGGAATATTGGGCGGAATCGGTTTCACCATGTCTATTTTCGTGACCATTCTTGCATTTACAGATCCGGAAATTGTCACCAATTCCAAATTTGCCATATTGGTTTCATCCCTGATAGCAGGAATGATCGGTTATACCTGGTTGCGAATCAGTTTCCGGGATCGCAAAAAAAATAACCGGCCCCTGGTCCGACAAAACTAG
- a CDS encoding Glu/Leu/Phe/Val dehydrogenase dimerization domain-containing protein, with translation MKDLLHKFENKRPEIVFEWKDAETEAEGWVVINSLRGGAAGGGTRMRVGLDKREVESLAKTMEVKFTVAGPPIGGAKSGINFDPKDPRKEGVLRRWYAAVTPLLKHYYGTGGDLNVDEIHEVIPITEDCGIWHPQEGVFNGHFQPREAQKINRIGQLRQGVLKVIEDKQYSPSVEKKYVVADMITGYGVAQSVAHYYDIWGGDLKDKKVIVQGWGNVASAGAYYLAQSGAKIVGIIDRVGGLINENGFTFEEIKELFLTKKGNEIVHPDLKSFDEINAKIWDIRADVFIPCAASRLITQEQVERMIKSGVQVIAAGANVPFADKEIFFGPIADYADNHISVIPDFISNCGMARVFAYLMSNDLKELTDKGIFEDTSTIIGDALKKAHAKNPTKTGIAKAAFEIALNQLV, from the coding sequence ATGAAAGATTTACTTCACAAGTTTGAAAATAAGCGCCCGGAAATCGTTTTCGAGTGGAAAGATGCTGAAACTGAAGCAGAAGGATGGGTAGTTATTAATTCTTTACGTGGCGGAGCTGCCGGAGGTGGTACCCGTATGCGTGTAGGTTTGGACAAACGTGAAGTAGAAAGTCTTGCAAAAACGATGGAAGTAAAATTCACCGTTGCAGGGCCTCCGATCGGCGGAGCGAAATCCGGAATTAACTTTGACCCGAAGGATCCGCGTAAAGAAGGCGTTTTGAGACGCTGGTACGCTGCCGTTACCCCGCTTTTGAAACATTATTACGGAACAGGTGGTGATTTGAACGTGGACGAAATCCACGAAGTGATTCCGATTACGGAAGATTGCGGGATCTGGCATCCGCAGGAAGGTGTTTTCAACGGACACTTCCAACCGAGAGAAGCTCAAAAAATCAATCGTATCGGTCAGTTGAGACAAGGTGTTTTGAAAGTGATCGAAGACAAACAATACAGCCCGAGCGTAGAAAAGAAATACGTAGTTGCCGATATGATCACTGGATATGGTGTAGCTCAATCGGTTGCTCATTACTACGACATTTGGGGCGGTGACCTGAAAGACAAGAAAGTGATCGTTCAGGGTTGGGGAAATGTGGCTTCGGCAGGAGCATATTACCTGGCGCAATCCGGAGCTAAGATTGTAGGAATCATTGACCGTGTAGGTGGTTTGATCAACGAAAACGGATTCACATTTGAAGAGATCAAAGAATTGTTCCTGACTAAAAAAGGAAACGAGATCGTACACCCGGATTTGAAATCATTTGACGAGATTAATGCAAAAATCTGGGATATCCGCGCAGATGTATTTATTCCATGTGCTGCTTCCCGTTTAATTACACAGGAACAGGTAGAACGCATGATCAAATCAGGAGTGCAGGTGATTGCTGCAGGGGCAAATGTTCCGTTCGCAGACAAAGAGATTTTCTTCGGACCAATTGCTGATTACGCAGACAATCATATTTCCGTGATCCCGGATTTCATTTCGAACTGCGGAATGGCACGTGTGTTTGCTTATTTGATGAGCAACGACCTGAAAGAACTGACGGATAAAGGAATTTTCGAAGATACGAGTACTATTATCGGTGATGCATTGAAAAAAGCGCATGCAAAAAATCCAACCAAAACGGGAATTGCAAAAGCTGCTTTCGAAATCGCCTTGAATCAGTTGGTCTAG
- a CDS encoding anhydro-N-acetylmuramic acid kinase: MSGTSLDGVDVTYATYTKVSDKNWEFTIHASHTFQFPEILLSSLHEASKLSGSQLMTLDHDLGIFFSSCINQFLSENNIPKEEVDAIASHGQTIFHQPLRGFTTQIGNPAVIAVKTGIRTIGDFRTKDVLYGGQGAPLVPIGDQYLFGSKADGFINIGGFANISFEEKGIVQAYDICPANLPMNKLARSKNLEYDKNGDLARAGELNYFLLDLLNSLEYYKEEGPKSLGTEWLEQHFYPLLKFDKDIENNLATVVEHIAIQIGEICTQKELKRVMITGGGAKNTFLIERLKRYYTGEIIPVDRELIDYKEALIFGLLGALNLNQEPNCISSVTGASKNVIGGVHHLP, from the coding sequence ATGTCAGGCACTTCACTGGATGGAGTCGATGTCACTTACGCAACATATACGAAGGTTTCTGACAAGAATTGGGAGTTTACAATCCATGCATCTCACACTTTTCAATTCCCGGAAATCCTGCTTTCCAGCTTGCACGAAGCCAGTAAGTTATCGGGTTCTCAATTGATGACCCTGGACCACGATTTGGGAATTTTCTTCTCTTCCTGCATCAACCAGTTCCTGTCGGAAAATAACATCCCAAAGGAAGAAGTGGACGCAATTGCTTCGCACGGACAAACGATTTTCCACCAGCCGTTACGCGGGTTTACCACACAAATCGGTAATCCGGCAGTAATTGCCGTGAAAACCGGGATCCGGACAATCGGGGATTTCCGGACAAAAGACGTGCTTTACGGCGGACAGGGAGCTCCTTTGGTACCAATCGGCGATCAGTACTTATTCGGATCAAAGGCAGACGGATTTATCAATATCGGCGGATTTGCCAACATCAGCTTTGAGGAAAAAGGAATTGTACAGGCTTACGATATTTGCCCGGCCAATCTTCCGATGAATAAACTGGCACGTTCCAAAAACCTGGAATACGATAAAAACGGGGATCTGGCCCGCGCAGGTGAATTGAACTATTTCCTGCTGGATTTATTGAACAGCCTGGAATATTACAAAGAAGAAGGACCGAAATCCTTGGGTACGGAATGGCTGGAGCAACACTTCTACCCGCTTCTCAAATTCGACAAGGACATTGAAAATAACCTGGCGACGGTTGTTGAACACATCGCGATCCAAATCGGGGAGATTTGTACCCAAAAAGAACTTAAGCGCGTCATGATTACCGGCGGAGGTGCAAAAAATACTTTTTTAATCGAACGACTGAAACGTTATTATACTGGTGAGATCATTCCGGTTGACCGTGAACTGATTGATTATAAGGAAGCTTTGATTTTCGGCCTGTTGGGAGCACTCAATCTGAACCAGGAACCGAATTGTATTTCCAGCGTTACCGGGGCATCCAAAAATGTGATCGGCGGGGTTCATCATTTGCCTTAG
- a CDS encoding acyl-CoA dehydrogenase, with translation MNFELTEEQKAVKEAARDFAQNVLKPGVIDRDRDQKFPVEEMKQLGELGFLGMMVDPKYGGGGMDTMSYVLAMEEISKVDASTSVCMSVNNSLVCWGLEKFGNEEQKEKFLVPLAKGEKIGAFCLSEPEAGSDATSQRTTAVDMGDYYLLNGTKNWITNGSTASTYIVIAQTNPELGHRGINALIVERGMEGFIVGAKEDKLGIRGSDTHTLLFNDVKVPKANRIGEDGFGFKFAMKTLSGGRIGIAAQALGIAAGAFELASAYSKERKAFGKEIYKHQAIAFKIADMATEIEAARLLVYRAAADKDAGRNFDQSSAMAKLYASKVAMEQTVEAVQIHGGYGYVKEYHVERLMRDAKITQIYEGTSEVQKIVISRNILAD, from the coding sequence ATGAATTTCGAATTGACAGAAGAACAAAAAGCAGTAAAAGAAGCTGCGCGTGATTTCGCTCAAAACGTTTTAAAACCTGGGGTAATAGATCGTGACAGAGATCAGAAATTTCCCGTTGAAGAAATGAAACAACTTGGTGAACTAGGATTCTTAGGAATGATGGTTGATCCGAAATATGGAGGTGGAGGTATGGACACCATGTCCTACGTGTTGGCAATGGAAGAAATTTCCAAAGTAGATGCATCCACTTCAGTTTGTATGTCAGTAAACAATTCCCTGGTTTGTTGGGGATTGGAAAAATTCGGTAACGAAGAGCAAAAGGAGAAATTCCTGGTTCCACTTGCAAAAGGAGAGAAAATCGGAGCATTTTGTTTGTCTGAGCCTGAAGCTGGTTCTGATGCTACATCTCAGCGTACAACAGCTGTTGATATGGGAGATTATTACCTGTTAAACGGAACGAAAAACTGGATCACGAACGGTTCAACGGCTTCTACTTACATCGTAATTGCTCAAACGAATCCTGAATTGGGTCACAGAGGGATCAATGCCCTGATCGTGGAAAGAGGGATGGAAGGTTTCATCGTCGGAGCGAAAGAAGATAAATTGGGAATCCGCGGAAGTGATACGCATACTTTGTTGTTCAACGACGTAAAAGTTCCGAAAGCAAACCGTATCGGTGAGGATGGATTCGGTTTCAAATTCGCGATGAAAACACTTTCCGGAGGTCGTATCGGGATTGCTGCCCAGGCTTTGGGAATTGCTGCCGGAGCATTTGAATTGGCTTCTGCTTATTCCAAAGAACGTAAAGCGTTCGGAAAAGAGATCTACAAACACCAGGCAATTGCATTTAAGATCGCTGACATGGCTACGGAAATTGAAGCTGCACGTTTGTTGGTTTACCGCGCTGCTGCTGATAAAGATGCAGGAAGAAACTTTGACCAGTCTTCTGCAATGGCGAAATTATATGCTTCCAAAGTAGCAATGGAACAAACAGTTGAGGCTGTTCAGATCCACGGAGGTTACGGATACGTAAAAGAGTACCACGTTGAGCGTTTGATGCGTGATGCGAAGATTACTCAGATTTACGAAGGAACTTCTGAAGTACAAAAGATCGTTATTTCAAGAAATATTTTGGCTGATTAA
- the murF gene encoding UDP-N-acetylmuramoyl-tripeptide--D-alanyl-D-alanine ligase gives METLYTLFKSSTGVETDTRKIQKGCLFFCLKGANFDGNTFAEEAIRLGAIAAVVDNPEYHTEGKTVLVDDVLLALQNLARHHRNQFQIPVIGITGSNGKTTSKELISTVLATQYRVHFTQGNFNNHIGVPLTLLQLNETHEIAVIEMGANKPGDIKELVEIALPTHGIITNIGRAHLEGFKSLEGVIKTKTELFDFLAQTKGHLFANKQDETITGKLPATTQNHFYNDDSELGGSLLRLTPLVEMEWFEPDYKSPAIQTNLVGEYNFINFLAAIRIGRFFGISPENCNQAISGYEPTNNRSQVTKTDKNTLIVDCYNANPTSMRSALSSFAKIDNHAKIFILGDMREMGADAPMVHEEVIQQTIDLRLSGFFIGEEFLKFKGMHPNAIFLKSTDPLIEHFTQNPPSDLLILLKGSRGISLEKVIPYL, from the coding sequence ATGGAAACACTTTATACCTTATTTAAATCCAGTACCGGTGTAGAAACCGACACACGTAAAATCCAAAAAGGGTGTTTGTTCTTTTGTTTGAAAGGAGCCAATTTCGACGGGAACACCTTTGCAGAAGAAGCTATCAGGCTTGGAGCAATTGCAGCAGTAGTTGATAATCCGGAATACCACACAGAAGGAAAAACGGTCCTGGTAGACGATGTCCTGCTCGCCCTTCAAAACCTGGCAAGACATCACAGGAACCAATTTCAGATCCCTGTAATCGGAATTACCGGAAGCAATGGAAAAACAACTTCCAAAGAGCTTATATCAACTGTTTTGGCAACCCAATACCGCGTTCATTTTACGCAGGGAAATTTCAACAATCACATTGGAGTGCCCTTAACGCTTTTACAGCTCAATGAAACGCACGAGATCGCTGTTATCGAAATGGGAGCAAATAAACCCGGGGATATCAAAGAACTGGTGGAAATTGCCTTGCCTACCCATGGGATTATTACCAATATCGGAAGAGCTCACCTCGAAGGATTCAAATCTCTGGAGGGCGTTATCAAAACCAAAACGGAATTATTCGATTTCCTGGCTCAAACGAAAGGACATCTTTTTGCAAATAAACAAGACGAAACAATTACCGGAAAACTTCCGGCTACAACACAGAACCATTTCTACAACGATGATTCGGAATTGGGAGGCTCACTACTGAGATTGACTCCTTTGGTGGAAATGGAATGGTTCGAACCGGATTATAAAAGTCCGGCTATTCAAACCAACCTGGTTGGAGAATACAATTTCATCAACTTCCTGGCAGCAATCCGGATCGGCCGGTTCTTCGGGATCAGCCCTGAAAACTGCAACCAGGCGATTTCCGGGTACGAACCTACCAACAACCGTTCTCAGGTGACTAAAACGGATAAAAACACCTTGATCGTAGATTGTTACAATGCCAATCCGACCAGCATGCGCTCTGCCCTATCCAGCTTTGCGAAAATCGACAACCATGCGAAGATCTTCATATTGGGCGATATGCGCGAAATGGGTGCCGATGCTCCGATGGTTCACGAAGAAGTGATTCAGCAAACCATCGACCTGCGCCTGAGCGGATTTTTTATCGGAGAAGAATTTTTGAAGTTCAAGGGTATGCATCCGAATGCCATCTTTTTGAAATCAACGGATCCGTTGATCGAACATTTCACACAAAACCCACCTTCAGACCTGTTGATTCTTTTAAAAGGATCGAGAGGAATTTCTCTGGAGAAGGTGATACCATATTTGTAA